Proteins from one Kineosporiaceae bacterium genomic window:
- a CDS encoding Rieske 2Fe-2S domain-containing protein — protein MAVFSSLDRIASLPWLDSALGRAEAPLHRLPMPIRDALHGIWLGHPLHPALAQTPIGFWTSAALLDVLGGLTPPGPARDQLEKTAGTLIAAGLISAPLAAASGLTDWSQLDRPRQRIGVVHAALNSAGVALVAASVIERRRGRSGRARWLSVAGAGVTGLAAGVGGHLSYRHAAGVNHAPDVPADIPALPERLVEGAGDPPDGSLDGRPDWTAVTGLDELSDSRPALGMLGDVPVVVVLRGDQVHVLAHTCSHLGGPLSQGEVVDDCIVCPWHGSAFRLTDGSVRHGPATAPQPTFQARLSDDGSVQARLLSLIP, from the coding sequence ATGGCTGTGTTCTCATCACTCGACCGCATCGCCTCACTGCCGTGGCTGGACTCCGCCCTGGGCCGGGCCGAGGCGCCGTTGCACCGCCTTCCGATGCCGATTCGCGATGCCCTGCACGGCATCTGGCTCGGGCACCCGCTGCACCCGGCGCTGGCCCAGACCCCGATCGGGTTCTGGACCAGCGCGGCGCTGCTCGACGTCCTCGGGGGCTTGACGCCGCCAGGCCCGGCCAGAGACCAGCTCGAGAAGACGGCCGGAACGCTGATCGCGGCCGGACTGATCAGCGCTCCGCTGGCCGCGGCGTCCGGGTTGACCGACTGGTCACAGCTGGACCGGCCGCGACAGCGGATCGGCGTCGTCCACGCGGCGCTCAACTCCGCCGGGGTCGCCTTGGTCGCAGCGTCCGTGATCGAGCGTCGTCGAGGCCGATCGGGTCGTGCGCGATGGTTGAGCGTGGCCGGGGCGGGTGTCACCGGGCTCGCGGCCGGGGTGGGCGGACACCTCAGCTATCGGCACGCCGCCGGGGTCAACCACGCGCCCGACGTACCGGCCGACATCCCGGCGCTGCCCGAACGCCTCGTCGAGGGCGCCGGTGATCCACCGGACGGCTCCCTCGACGGCCGGCCGGACTGGACGGCGGTGACCGGGCTGGACGAGCTGTCCGACTCGAGGCCGGCGCTCGGCATGCTCGGCGACGTCCCGGTGGTCGTGGTGCTCCGAGGCGATCAGGTGCACGTCCTGGCTCACACCTGCAGCCACCTGGGAGGGCCGTTGTCGCAGGGAGAGGTCGTCGACGACTGCATCGTCTGTCCTTGGCACGGCAGCGCCTTCCGGTTGACGGACGGCAGCGTGCGCCATGGCCCGGCCACGGCGCCACAGCCCACCTTCCAGGCCCGGCTGTCGGACGACGGCAGTGTCCAGGCCCGCCTGTTGAGCCTGATCCCCTGA